The Amycolatopsis sp. QT-25 genomic sequence CCGTTCGTGGCGGCACACCTCGTCATGGGATTCGACGACCCGCGGATCGAAGTGCCGGAAGCGGCGGGGCAGGCCGTCGAGCCGGGCAGTCCGATGGCGGTCGGCGAACCACCCGGAGGGTGTGGCTGGCTGCTCGGCGATCCTTTGGGAGACACCCCGATACCGGCCGCCGGAGCGGTGCGAGCCCTGCTCCGCGCGCCGGCGGAGCTGAGGATGTTGTCGGGTTTCGTCCGGCTGGACGCCACCGTCCTGACCGGTCGCGGCCGTCCGCGCCGCGCGCACGGCGGTTGCCCACCGGTCCGGTTCGAGACACCGCCACCGGAAGGCTGGGCACCGGCCGTGGTCCCCTCCACGCCCGCTACCGATCTCGCGACGCCGGCCGTGCGGTTGTGCGTCGCCGTGGACACCGAGTCCTACAGCCGGTTCACCACGAGCGAAGCCGCCCGTTCCCAGCAACGGCTTCTCGACGTGCTCGTCCACGCCCGGGAGCAGGCCGGGCTCCGCGAGGCGAACGTCGACCTCCAGCATTCCGGCGACGGGCAGTTCGCGATCTTCCCCGCCGGGATCGACGAATCGGTGGTCATTCCCCGGTTCGTGGCCGGGCTGCGGACCGCGCTCGCCGTGACCAACGCGGACCTCAGCCCGCATGCCCGGCTTCGGCTGCGTGTCGCGCTTCATCGCGGGCACGTGGCGGCGGGGGTCAACGGCTGGATCGGCCACGCGCCCATAGCCGTGCACCGGTTGCTGGACAGCGCTCAGGTCCGCGCCGCGCTCCTGCGTGCGAGCGACGCGGACTTCGCGTTGATCGTTCCGGAAGTGCTGTTCACCGACGTCATCGCGGACGGATCGGCCTCGCTGGACCCGGCGAGCTTCGAGCCGGTCGAGGTACGGATACCGGAGAAGAACTTCGCCGAACGGGCGAGGGTGCACGTGCCGGGACGCTGAGCCGGCGTCACCCGCGCCATCGCTGCCACCGAGCCTGCCGGTGGGCTTCCGGCATCCGTGAAGGTCTCCTTGAGGGACCCAGAGTCCCTCAAGGAGACCTTCACGGAACTCCCTCAGTGTTCCTTGCGGAACAGCACCGGGACCTCCCCGCCCCGCCCGTGACCGTCGCCGGTCATCATCGACGCCCTCGCCAGCCGGTACGCCGGTTCGATCGCCAAGCCGGCCGCCAGCGCCTGATAGAAGCCCACACTGAAGTCCATCGCGGATCGATCCCCGATCCAGCTGCGCATCCCGATCACGTAGTCGATGTGTTCGGACAGCGCCTTCGCCATCGTCTCGCTGTAGCAAGCGTTGACGAGGACGCACTCGACCGTGCCCGCCATCTCCGCGAACAACGCGGCGACCCCGGTCACCGGAAGCGGTTGTTGCCCGCCACCGGCGTTCTCGGCGATGAACCGGCCGTCTTCGTCGCCGTGCCCGGAGAAGTGCACGATCCGCGGCTTGTGATCGAGCAACGCCTGAGTGAGGTCCCGTGGTCGCAAAGCTCCGTGATCGTCCAGTTCGAAGCGCTCGCGATGGGCGCTCTTGCGCAAGGTCTCCTTGATGTCGCGGACTTCTCTCGCCAGCCTGAGCCGCTGTTCGCTGTCCGGGTTCGCGGAGAGGTAGAGAATCCGGATCTGCCCGGAGTCCGCTTTCCCCGCCTGGCTGACCTGCACCGTGAATCTCCTGGAGATCTGGACCCGCTGCGCGGTCCTGTCGGCACAGACCGCCATCACGTGCACCGGCACCTCCCGGCCGGCTTCGCTTGCCCGCAAGGGAAACTCGAACGACGCTTGCCCACCGGGCGGCAAACTCCCGAACTCGGCGAAAGTCCCGCCGGGGTCCACTGTGAACGGTCCCCGCAGGCTCACCTTCCCCCACTCGATCGGCGTCGGGCCGATGTTGGTCAGCGACCCGCGCAGGATGTCCCACTCGCCGTGGGTCAGGACCGGCGTGGCCAGCGCGACCTCGAACCGCGGCGGCGGCGCCTTGATCTCCTCGACCGGCGGGGCGACCACCAGCGGTGCGCTGAAGTCCGGGACCCGGCAGGCGGCTCCGCGGGGGTCACGGAACGAGAAGTTCGCACCCGCCGTCCAGGACCCGGCCCGCAACGGGCGGACCCGGACGACGGCGCTGCGGCTTTCCCCGGGTGCCAACCTGCCCACTTCGAGCTCTTTGCTGCCGCGCACGGCCGAAACCTGCGGCGGCAACCGCAGTGTGAACACGACGTTGGTGCAGACCCCGGCCCCGTGGTTGGTCAGCCGGACGGTGAGGTCGGTGGCCCGGCCGACGTTCAACCCGTCGGTGAGCACCTCTGCCGTGATCATCCGTGGATCCCTTCGAGCAAGGTCGCCCGTACGTGATGCGTCCGGTTGCAGGTGTCGCAGTGCACGGCGGAGCGGTTACCCGGGACCGGCAGGACCTCCGGAGGCGCGGCGAAGGCTTCGTCGATTCCCACGATCACCTGGTGTTCACGGCACAACGGTTTGCCGCAGTGGTGGCAGACCGCGTCGACGGCCACGCCTTTCTCTTCGTCCTCGCGGGCGTTGCAGTCGCCGCATTCCCAAACCATCTCAGTCCTCCTCTTCCCACGAGCCGCCTCGCCGGTCGGCCACGGCCTGCTCGTTCTCGAGTTCGGCGTCCAGTTGCCGGAAGAGCTGTTCCGAGATGCGTCCCTCCAGCACGGCGTCCCTCAAGTCCCTCCGGCGCCGGTGTACTTCGTGCGATCGGGTGGACGCCTCACCACTGTCCCGTCCGGCGTGCCGAGGCCGGTACGAATCGTCCGCGGCCCGGCCGTTCGCTTCGGGGCGCTTGCGTTCCTGGAGGGTTTCGCTGACTATGTCGCTCAGGCCGTACCAGACGGACTTGATCCGTTCTTCCATCTCTTCGCTCGCGTAAGCGCCTTTGACCGAGAGCCGGACCTTGCTGTTCCCCGCGATCGCGTGGATGTCTCCGCCGTAGATCTCGTCACCCGCGAGCCCGACGTAGAAATCGACCGGGTACACCCCTTCGTAAAGCCGGCCACCGATGTCCCAGGCACGGGTGAGGGCGTTCGCCCGATCCCCGCTGCGCGGGGAGTGGCCGATGACCCACTTGACGTAGTAGCCGCTTTCGCTCATCGCGTCCGTCAGCGCGATCAGCGTTTCGTGGTCGGGGATCACGCCGGGGAATTCCCGGCTTTCCGGGCACTGCACGAGGTCGTCGCGTTTCTGGTCCGGTACGACTCGCACGTCCTGATAACGCACCCCGCTCAGACTCAGCGAAATGCCGGCGGTGACCTCGGTCTTGACCTCCATGTCCCGGTGGTCACCGTTCCGGGGGCCGCCCATCGGATGATGGAAGTCGACGCCCTCGAGGCCGGAGAGCGCCCCTTTGAACGAGACGACCATGGAACCGGTGATGACGTCGCTGAGCTGGATCCGGTCCTCGAACCGCACCGACAGGGTGAGCCGGTGATCGGCCTTGGCCCCGAGTGGCAGCTGCTTCCACTCGATCAGCCGTCCGCCGGTCTCCGGGTCCGCCTGGCTGCTCACCGTCGGCCCTTCGGAAGCGAACTCGATGTTCCCCCAGGAAACGGGCACGTACAAGGTCAGCCGCTCCACGCGGTCCGCCTCGAGGGTCGCCTCGTCCGAGGGCCAGTTGCCCAGCCACTGCAGATCAAGCTGGAGCGCGCGCTGATCCGATTCGGGGACCAGTGCGGGGGTCAGCCACAACGGGATCTTGTCGACGTCCAGCCCGCCGGACAGCCGGTGAGCGAGCCTGAACCGCCATTTCGCGCCCGCTCGGCTGTCCCGCCCGGCCAGGAAAGGATGTTCGCTCGTGAACCCGGACAGCGGCAGCACCGGGGGCCGGAACCCGGGGTCGACGAACTCGAGCCCGGCCCTGCCGGTCAGGACCGCGTACCCGGCCGAGAACTCGATGTCC encodes the following:
- a CDS encoding CHAT domain-containing protein, which gives rise to MITAEVLTDGLNVGRATDLTVRLTNHGAGVCTNVVFTLRLPPQVSAVRGSKELEVGRLAPGESRSAVVRVRPLRAGSWTAGANFSFRDPRGAACRVPDFSAPLVVAPPVEEIKAPPPRFEVALATPVLTHGEWDILRGSLTNIGPTPIEWGKVSLRGPFTVDPGGTFAEFGSLPPGGQASFEFPLRASEAGREVPVHVMAVCADRTAQRVQISRRFTVQVSQAGKADSGQIRILYLSANPDSEQRLRLAREVRDIKETLRKSAHRERFELDDHGALRPRDLTQALLDHKPRIVHFSGHGDEDGRFIAENAGGGQQPLPVTGVAALFAEMAGTVECVLVNACYSETMAKALSEHIDYVIGMRSWIGDRSAMDFSVGFYQALAAGLAIEPAYRLARASMMTGDGHGRGGEVPVLFRKEH